Proteins from a single region of Rhinatrema bivittatum chromosome 13, aRhiBiv1.1, whole genome shotgun sequence:
- the LOC115074965 gene encoding olfactory receptor 1020-like yields MEAKNQTYVTEFILLGFSDLAKLQDLLFIVLLVMYILTLMGNISIITVIRIDPHLHTPMYCFISNLSFIDLCYSSAITPKALITFKAEKKNISLLDCAMQMFIFFTLAAAECFLLAVMAYDRYVAICNPLLYYVVMTRKVCLQLVTSVYIVSMGYSLIQTGNIFSMTFCGSNVINHFYCDVTPLLQLSCSNTFFNEIVLNTFAGIVAALIVTTIFISYIYIISAILRIRSSDGRRKAFSTCASHFITVTLFFGTLIFIYVIPTSRYSVNTNRVLSVIYTMVIPMINPMIYSLRNNDVKKALKKVLEKKCFC; encoded by the coding sequence ATGGAAGCCAAAAACCAAACTTACGTGACCGAGTTCATCTTGTTAGGATTTTCTGATCTTGCCAAGCTACAGGATTTACTCTTCATTGTGCTTTTAGTCATGTATATTCTAACTCTTATGGGAAATATCAGCATCATAACCGTAATTAGGATTGATCCTCACCTTCATACACCCATGTACTGTTTTATCAGTAACTTATCATTTATAGATCTCTGTTATTCATCAGCGATCACCCCAAAGGCATTAATCACCTTCAAAGCggagaaaaaaaatatctctCTGCTGGACTGTGCTATGCAGATGTTCATTTTTTTTACCTTGGCAGCTGCAGAGTGTTTCCTGCTGGCGGTGATGGCTTATGATCGTTATGTGGCGATATGTAACCCCTTGCTTTATTATGTTGTTATGACTAGGAAAGTTTGTCTCCAGCTAGTAACAAGTGTATACATAGTTAGCATGGGATATTCATTGATACAAACTGGTAACATCTTTTCTATGACCTTTTGTGGCTCCAATGTGATCAATCATTTCTATTGCGATGTCACTCCACTGTTACAGCTCTCTTGCTCAAATACATTTTTCAATGAGATTGTGCTGAATACTTTTGCTGGCATTGTTGCAGCTCTAATTGTTACAACAATATTCATCTCTTACATTTATATTATTTCTGCTATCCTGAGAATCCGCTCCTCAGATGGCAGACGCAAGGCTTTTTCCACATGTGCTTCTCACTTTATCACTGTGACTTTATTTTTTGGGACTCTTATCTTCATTTATGTAATTCCAACTTCCCGCTACTCTGTTAACACAAACCGCGTGCTTTCTGTGATATACACAATGGTAATCCCTATGATAAATCCAATGATCTACAGCCTCAGAAACAATGATGTTAAAAAAGCACTTAAAAAAGTGTtggagaaaaaatgtttttgttaa
- the LOC115075264 gene encoding olfactory receptor 1020-like — MEDKNETYVTEFILLGFSELAKLQDLLFIVLLVMYILTLLGNISIITIIRIDPHLHTPMYYFIRNLSFVDLCYSSAITPKTLVNIKVEKKTISLLDCAMQMFSFVTLATTECFLLAVMAYDRYVAICNPLLYPVVMTKRVCIQLVISAYILSMIYSSIQTGNVFSLTFCGSNMINHFYCDITPLLKLSCSDTFFNQVVLNTVGGIVGAVTVTAICVSYIYIISAILRIRSSEGRHKAFSTCASHLITVTLFFGTLIFIYVIPTSYYSENTNRVLSLIYTMVIPMVNPMIYSLRNNDVKIALKKVLEKKCSC; from the coding sequence ATGGAAGACAAAAATGAAACTTATGTGACTGAATTCATCCTTTTAGGATTTTCTGAACTTGCCAAGCTACAGGATTTACTCTTCATTGTGCTTTTAGTCATGTATATTCTAACTCTGCTGGGAAATATCAGCATCATAACCATAATTAGGATTGATCCTCATCTTCACACTCCCATGTACTATTTTATCAGAAACTTATCATTTGTAGATCTCTGTTATTCCTCAGCTATCACCCCAAAGACATTAGTCAACatcaaagtggaaaaaaaaaccatctccTTGCTGGACTGTGCTATGCAGATGTTCAGTTTCGTTACCTTGGCAACTACAGAGTGTTTTCTGCTGGCAGTGATGGCTTATGATCGTTATGTGGCGATATGTAACCCCTTACTTTATCCTGTTGTGATGACTAAGAGAGTTTGCATACAGCTAGTAATAAGTGCATACATTCTTAGCATGATATATTCTTCTATACAAACTGGTAATGTCTTCTCTTTGACCTTCTGCGGCTCAAACATGATCAATCATTTCTATTGTGATATTACTCCACTGTTAAAGCTCTCCTGCTCAGATACCTTTTTCAATCAGGTGGTGCTGAATACTGTTGGTGGCATTGTTGGAGCTGTAACCGTTACAGCAATATGTGTCTCTTACATTTATATTATTTCTGCTATCCTGAGAATCCGCTCTTCAGAGGGCAGACACAAGGCTTTCTCCACATGTGCTTCTCATCTTATCACAGTAACATTATTTTTTGGGACTCTTATCTTCATTTATGTAATCCCAACTTCCTATTACTCTGAGAACACAAACCGTGTGCTTTCTCTGATATACACAATGGTAATCCCTATGGTAAATCCAATGATCTACAGCCTCAGAAACAATGATGTTAAAATAGCGCTTAAAAAAGTCCTGGAGAAAAAGTGTTCTTGTTAA
- the LOC115075265 gene encoding olfactory receptor 1020-like — MEDKNETYVTEFILLGFSELAKLQDLLFIVFLVMYILTLLGNISIITIIRIDPHLHTPMYYFIRNLSFVDLCYSSAITPKTLVNIKVGKNPISLLDCAMQMFSFVTLATAECFLLAVMAYDRYVAICNPLLYPVVMTRKVCLQLVMSTYIVSLVYSSIQTGNVFSLTFCGSNMINHFYCDITPLIKLSCSDTFFNQVVLNTFGGIVGAVTVTAICVSYIYIISAILRIRSSEGRQKAFSTCASHLITVTLFFGTIIFIYVIPTSYYSGNTNRVLSLIYTMVIPMVNPMIYSLRNNDVKIALKKVLEKKCSC; from the coding sequence ATGGAAGACAAAAATGAAACTTATGTGACTGAATTCATCCTTTTAGGATTTTCTGAACTTGCCAAGCTACAGGATTTACTCTTCATTGTGTTTTTAGTCATGTATATTCTAACTCTGCTGGGAAATATCAGCATCATTACCATAATTAGGATTGATCCCCATCTTCACACTCCCATGTACTATTTTATCAGAAACTTATCATTTGTAGATCTCTGTTATTCCTCAGCTATCACCCCAAAGACATTAGTCAACATCAAAGTGGGAAAAAACCCCATCTCCTTGCTGGACTGTGCTATGCAGATGTTCAGTTTTGTTACCTTGGCAACTGCAGAGTGTTTCCTACTGGCGGTGATGGCTTATGATCGTTATGTGGCGATATGTAACCCCTTACTTTATCCTGTGGTTATGACTAGGAAAGTTTGTCTCCAGCTAGTAATGAGTACATACATAGTTAGCTTGGTATATTCTTCTATACAAACTGGTAATGTCTTCTCTTTGACCTTCTGCGGCTCAAACATGATTAATCATTTCTATTGCGATATTACTCCACTGATAAAGCTCTCCTGCTCAGATACCTTTTTCAATCAGGTGGTGCTGAATACTTTTGGTGGCATTGTTGGAGCTGTAACCGTTACAGCAATATGTGTCTCTTACATTTATATTATTTCTGCTATCCTGAgaatccgctcctcagagggcagACAGAAGGCTTTCTCCACATGTGCTTCTCATCTTATCACAGTAACATTATTTTTTGGGACTATTATCTTCATTTATGTAATCCCAACTTCCTATTACTCTGGGAACACAAACCGTGTGCTTTCTCTGATATACACAATGGTAATCCCTATGGTAAATCCCATGATCTACAGCCTCAGAAACAATGATGTTAAAATAGCGCTTAAAAAAGTCCTGGAGAAAAAGTGTTCTTGTTAA